The DNA region AGTAGCTCATGGTAATGACCACGTGTTCCTACGATTTTTAGAAAAATATTGACTTTGGCGTGTGCTTGATACTGCATTATTTAAGCTTAAAACTCAAACTAGCGAGCGCATCATGGCTCGTATTTTTACTCGCTTCAATGTTCGCTTCTTTGATCGCTTTTTCTAACTCTTCACGTAAAATAAGCATATCTTTAGGTGCATCAAAGCCTAGTTTCACGACACCTTTAGAAATTTCGATGACCCTAATGGTAATATTTTCATTTAGAACAACACCCTCTCCAATTTTTCGTGTGAGTATTAACATGTTACGCCTTTAGCGATAGTGAATTTAAGAGATATTCTACCCCATTTGCGCTGATTTCCACAACGCTAAGGACTTCATCAATCACAATTTGATAAATACCTTCTTCTTGCTTCTTAAAGTTTTCAACACTTAACTTTCGCCCTAATAAAATATCGTGAGAATCACCAAGGTAATCGTTGGTGGGAAGATCAAGATAATCTAATGGG from Sulfurospirillum diekertiae includes:
- the csrA gene encoding carbon storage regulator CsrA, with protein sequence MLILTRKIGEGVVLNENITIRVIEISKGVVKLGFDAPKDMLILREELEKAIKEANIEASKNTSHDALASLSFKLK